One window of Deinococcus planocerae genomic DNA carries:
- the dnaK gene encoding molecular chaperone DnaK, which translates to MPKAVGIDLGTTNSVIAVMEGGRPEVIVNAEGARTTPSVVAFKGDERLVGQIARRQAALNPQATLFEVKRFIGRRWDEVKEEASRAPFKVKEGPGGSVRIEVADKDYAPEQVSAEVLRKLVQDASAKLGEKIRDVVITVPAYFDNSQREATKQAGEIAGLNVLRVINEPTAAALAYGLERKGNETVLVFDLGGGTFDVTILELGDGVFEVKSTSGDTHLGGADFDQRIVNWLAGEFQKEHNFDLRKDPQALQRLIEAAEKAKIELSNASETTISLPFITFDPETRTPQHLERNLTRARFEELTADLLRRVRQPVEQALSDAKLGANQIDEVILVGGSTRIPAVKRIVQDLVGKTPNESVNPDEAVALGAAVQAGIIQGDSSLGDIVLVDVTPLTLGVEVKGGMVAPMITRNTTIPAKKTEIYTTAENNQPGVEVVVLQGERPMAADNKSLGRFKLEGIPPMPAGRPQIEVTFDIDANGILHVNAKEKTSGKEASIRIENTTTLDKGDVDRMVREAEQNAEADRKRRERVEKRNNLDSLRVQALGQIEEQAGAPQEAKDRLQAAATEAEEAVRSDDDARIEAAQKRLEEELRTFMTAGQNGGGQGGGQDGPQGGAGRTQDDDVIDADFKPAE; encoded by the coding sequence ATGCCGAAAGCCGTAGGAATCGACCTCGGGACCACCAACAGCGTCATCGCCGTGATGGAGGGCGGGCGCCCCGAAGTCATCGTGAATGCGGAGGGCGCGCGCACCACCCCGTCCGTCGTGGCCTTCAAGGGCGACGAGAGGCTCGTGGGCCAGATCGCCCGCCGCCAGGCCGCGCTCAACCCGCAGGCCACCCTCTTCGAGGTCAAGCGCTTCATCGGGCGCCGCTGGGACGAGGTGAAGGAAGAAGCCTCCCGCGCTCCTTTCAAGGTGAAGGAAGGCCCGGGCGGCTCGGTGCGCATCGAGGTCGCGGATAAGGACTACGCCCCCGAGCAGGTCAGCGCCGAAGTGCTGCGCAAGCTCGTGCAGGACGCCTCCGCCAAGCTCGGCGAGAAGATCCGCGACGTGGTGATCACCGTTCCCGCGTACTTCGACAACTCGCAGCGCGAGGCCACCAAGCAGGCGGGCGAGATCGCGGGCCTGAACGTGCTGCGCGTGATCAACGAGCCCACCGCCGCCGCGCTCGCCTACGGGCTGGAGCGCAAGGGCAACGAGACGGTCCTCGTCTTCGACCTCGGCGGCGGCACCTTCGACGTGACGATTCTGGAGCTGGGCGACGGCGTGTTCGAGGTCAAATCCACCTCCGGCGACACGCACCTCGGCGGCGCCGACTTCGACCAGCGGATCGTGAATTGGCTCGCCGGCGAGTTCCAGAAGGAGCACAACTTCGACCTGCGCAAGGACCCCCAGGCCCTCCAGCGCCTGATCGAGGCCGCCGAGAAGGCCAAGATCGAGCTGAGCAACGCCTCCGAGACGACCATCAGCCTCCCCTTCATCACCTTCGACCCCGAGACGCGTACCCCGCAGCACCTGGAGCGCAACCTGACCCGCGCGCGGTTCGAGGAGCTGACCGCCGACCTCCTGCGGCGCGTGCGCCAGCCCGTCGAGCAGGCCCTGAGTGACGCCAAGCTGGGCGCGAACCAGATCGACGAGGTGATCCTGGTCGGCGGCTCGACCCGCATCCCCGCCGTCAAGCGCATCGTGCAGGACCTGGTGGGCAAGACGCCCAACGAGTCGGTCAATCCCGACGAGGCCGTGGCGCTCGGGGCCGCCGTGCAGGCGGGCATCATCCAGGGCGACTCCAGTCTGGGCGATATCGTGCTCGTGGACGTGACGCCGCTGACCCTCGGCGTGGAGGTCAAGGGCGGCATGGTCGCGCCGATGATCACCCGCAACACGACGATTCCCGCCAAGAAGACCGAGATCTACACCACCGCCGAGAACAACCAGCCCGGCGTGGAGGTCGTGGTGCTTCAGGGCGAGCGCCCGATGGCCGCCGACAACAAGAGCCTGGGCCGCTTCAAGCTCGAAGGGATCCCGCCCATGCCCGCCGGTCGCCCGCAGATCGAGGTGACCTTCGACATCGACGCGAACGGCATCCTGCACGTCAACGCCAAGGAGAAGACGAGCGGCAAGGAAGCCTCGATCCGCATCGAGAACACGACCACCCTCGACAAGGGCGACGTGGACCGGATGGTGCGCGAGGCCGAGCAGAACGCCGAGGCCGACCGCAAGCGCCGCGAACGGGTCGAGAAGCGCAACAACCTCGACTCGCTGCGGGTGCAGGCCCTCGGGCAGATTGAGGAGCAGGCGGGCGCCCCGCAAGAGGCCAAAGACCGCCTGCAAGCCGCCGCCACCGAGGCCGAGGAAGCCGTGCGCAGCGATGACGACGCCCGCATCGAAGCGGCCCAGAAGCGGCTGGAGGAAGAGCTCCGCACCTTCATGACCGCGGGCCAGAACGGGGGCGGTCAGGGGGGCGGGCAGGACGGCCCCCAGGGCGGCGCGGGACGGACCCAGGACGACGACGTGATCGACGCGGATTTCAAGCCCGCCGAGTAA
- the ftsH gene encoding ATP-dependent zinc metalloprotease FtsH, with amino-acid sequence MKRASWGWGLAAAVIALLLLISLVAPRGRPGELPLEDFTAALRAGQVATANVQYQNNTALLTGRLEDGQDYRTRTLAADPAISLAQLQAAGVNVSLASNTRLSPIAVLSGLLTLLLIIGLVVLLLRGRQSGGTDAASTFGKSKAAVIAEGQIKLTFADVAGCDEAKQDLQEVVDFLRQPERYHQLGARIPHGVLLVGPPGSGKTLLAKAVAGEAKVPYFSISGSDFVEMFVGVGAARVRDLFEQARKSSPCIVFIDEIDAVGRKRGVNLQGGNDEREQTLNQLLVEMDGFGSGQEVIILAATNRPDVLDAALLRPGRFDRQVVVDAPDVRGREQILRIHARTKPLDPSVDLGVVARRTAGMVGADLENLLNEAALQAARAGRSRITGRDVDEARDRVLMGPERRSLVVREADRKVTAYHEVGHALAAQLLPHADKAHKLTIVPRGRSLGSALYTPEDRMHHTRAALLDRICVALAGHAAEQVATGQVTTGAASDFQQATNLARRMVTEWGMSGVGQIALAQESEGYLGYGPQQGAYSDHTAERIDGALSEILNGQYDRAVTLLTEHAHVLHRLTDALMVREFLTGDDVRTILAGGTLPEVNPPRTAGDPDGPAPHPGLTPDPA; translated from the coding sequence ATGAAACGAGCCTCCTGGGGGTGGGGACTGGCCGCCGCCGTGATCGCGCTGCTCCTCCTGATCAGCCTGGTTGCCCCGCGCGGGCGTCCCGGCGAACTGCCACTCGAAGACTTCACCGCCGCCCTGCGCGCCGGGCAGGTGGCGACCGCCAACGTGCAGTACCAGAACAACACCGCCCTGCTCACGGGCCGACTCGAAGACGGCCAGGACTACCGCACCCGCACCCTGGCCGCCGACCCGGCCATCAGCCTCGCCCAGTTGCAGGCCGCCGGGGTCAACGTCTCCCTCGCTTCCAACACCCGCCTGAGCCCCATCGCCGTGCTCAGCGGGCTGCTGACCCTTTTGCTCATCATCGGTCTGGTGGTGCTGCTGTTGCGCGGTCGCCAGAGCGGCGGGACGGACGCCGCGAGCACGTTCGGCAAGTCGAAGGCGGCGGTGATCGCCGAGGGCCAGATCAAGCTGACCTTTGCGGATGTGGCCGGTTGCGACGAGGCCAAGCAGGACTTGCAGGAAGTCGTCGACTTCCTGCGCCAACCCGAACGCTACCACCAGCTCGGCGCCCGCATCCCCCACGGCGTGCTCCTCGTCGGTCCTCCCGGAAGTGGCAAGACCCTCCTTGCGAAAGCCGTCGCAGGTGAGGCCAAGGTGCCGTACTTCTCGATCTCGGGTTCGGACTTCGTGGAGATGTTCGTCGGGGTGGGGGCAGCCCGGGTCCGTGACCTGTTCGAGCAGGCGCGCAAGAGTTCTCCGTGCATCGTCTTCATCGACGAGATCGACGCGGTGGGTCGTAAACGTGGTGTGAACCTGCAAGGCGGGAATGATGAGCGCGAACAGACCCTGAACCAGTTGCTGGTGGAGATGGACGGGTTCGGCAGCGGGCAGGAGGTGATCATCCTGGCGGCGACCAATAGGCCGGATGTGCTGGACGCAGCCCTGCTGCGTCCCGGGAGATTTGACCGTCAGGTCGTCGTCGATGCCCCCGACGTACGCGGCAGGGAACAGATTCTCAGGATTCATGCGCGGACCAAGCCGCTCGATCCCAGCGTCGATCTCGGGGTGGTGGCACGGAGAACGGCGGGAATGGTGGGGGCGGACCTGGAGAACCTGCTCAACGAGGCGGCGTTACAAGCCGCTCGTGCTGGGCGCAGCCGGATTACCGGGCGGGATGTGGACGAGGCCAGGGACCGGGTGCTGATGGGACCCGAACGCCGCAGTCTGGTCGTCAGGGAAGCCGACCGCAAGGTGACGGCGTATCACGAGGTCGGTCACGCTCTCGCCGCCCAGCTTCTGCCCCACGCGGACAAGGCGCACAAGCTGACCATCGTGCCGCGGGGGCGCTCTCTCGGCTCGGCGCTGTATACGCCGGAGGACCGGATGCACCACACCCGGGCGGCGCTGCTCGACCGCATCTGCGTGGCGCTCGCCGGGCACGCGGCGGAGCAGGTCGCTACCGGACAGGTGACGACGGGCGCGGCGAGCGACTTCCAGCAGGCGACGAACCTCGCCCGGCGGATGGTGACCGAGTGGGGGATGTCGGGCGTGGGCCAAATCGCGCTCGCGCAGGAGAGCGAGGGGTATCTCGGGTACGGGCCGCAGCAGGGGGCCTACAGCGACCACACCGCCGAGCGCATCGACGGGGCGCTGAGCGAGATTCTCAACGGGCAGTACGACCGCGCCGTGACCCTGCTGACCGAGCACGCGCACGTCCTCCACCGCCTGACCGACGCGCTGATGGTCCGCGAGTTCCTGACCGGGGACGACGTGCGGACCATCCTCGCGGGGGGCACGCTGCCGGAGGTGAACCCGCCCAGAACGGCGGGCGACCCCGACGGCCCCGCCCCCCACCCCGGCCTGACGCCCGACCCCGCCTGA